A window of the Lactuca sativa cultivar Salinas chromosome 7, Lsat_Salinas_v11, whole genome shotgun sequence genome harbors these coding sequences:
- the LOC122194990 gene encoding EPIDERMAL PATTERNING FACTOR-like protein 6: MDKRILLFLIIVWHMMMMMMSGVCARNIRFPPSHDTLKQGEILPSPQPPFLMRQGIGSIGNMVKEEEGLSRLGSRPPRCEHKCRGCTPCFPIQVPTAQVGPQYANYEPEGWKCKCGSIFFNP; the protein is encoded by the exons ATGGATAAAAGAATTTTGTTGTTTCTGATTATAGTTTGgcatatgatgatgatgatgatgagtggtGTATGTGCAAGAAATATACGTTTTCCACCTTCACATGATACACTTAAACAAG GTGAAATTTTACCATCTCCTCAACCACCTTTTCTCATGCGACAg GGAATTGGTAGCATTGGGAATATGGTGAAGGAAGAAGAAGGCCTAAGTAGACTTGGGTCAAGACCACCAAGATGTGAACACAAGTGCAGAGGGTGCACCCCATGTTTCCCGATTCAAGTCCCTACAGCTCAAGTTGGTCCACAATATGCCAACTATGAGCCTGAAGGCTGGAAATGTAAATGTGGCTCTATTTTCTTTAACCCTTGA